Proteins from a genomic interval of Salmo salar chromosome ssa14, Ssal_v3.1, whole genome shotgun sequence:
- the ccr12a gene encoding chemokine (C-C motif) receptor 12a (The RefSeq protein has 2 substitutions compared to this genomic sequence): MAEYKDFLDLFSDENDMDYNYTDPIYVVDKVVNFCVTADVNRFGAKFTPILYTINFLLSFFGNGLVLCIIYKYEKLTCVTNIFLLNLVISDLLFASSLPFWALYYFYGWIFGPVMCKLVGSVYFIGFYSSILFLTLMTFDRYLAVVHAINAAKRRRKIYACVSSAVVWCISLLASVNELVLYNVWKDPRVGHLCEETGFSNEIMIKWQLVGYYQQFVIFFLFPLAMVMYCYVRITVRIMSTQMRGKCRAVKLIFVIIFTFFVCWTPYNVVILLRALQISTSDDSDPCFEVLNYALYVTRNIAYLYCCVSPVFYTFVGKKFQSHFRKLLAKRIPCLKRHIPTSQNSNSRITSQKSPHNTYEYEKGTGLQTRV; this comes from the coding sequence ATGGCGGAGTACAAAGACTTCTTGGATTTGTTCAGCGATGAAAATGACATGGATTATAACTACACAGACCCCATCTATGTTGTGGATAAAGTGGTGAATTTTTGTGTCACAGCTGATGTGAACAGATTTGGAGCCAAGTTCACCCCAATATTGTACACCATCAATTTCCTGCTGAGCATCATTGGGAATGGGCTGGTTCTGTGCATTATTTACAAATATGAGAAGCTCACTTGTGTCACCAACATCTTCCTCCTCAACCTGGTCATCTCTGACCTGCTGTTCGCCTCCAGTTTGCCCTTCTGGGCCTTGTACTACTTCTATGGGTGGATCTTTGGCCCGGTCATGTGCAAGCTAGTGGGTAGCGTGTACTTCATAGGATTCTACAGCTCcatcctcttcctcactctcaTGACCTTTGACCGGTACCTGGCTGTGGTCCATGCCATCAACGCCGCCAAACGGAGGAGGAAGATCTACGCCTGTGTCTCCTCGGCAGTCGTGTGGTGTATCAGCCTGCTGGCCAGTGTCAATGAGTTGGTTCTATACAACGTCTGGAAGGATCCTCGTGTCGGACACCTTTGTGAGGAGACGGGCTTCTCCAATGAGATCATGATAAAATGGCAGCTGGTTGGTTACTATCAGCAGTTTGTGATCTTCTTCCTGTTTCCCTTGGCTATGGTCATGTACTGCTATGTTAGAATCACGGTCCGAATCATGTCAACCCAGATGAGAGGGAAGTGCAGGGCAGTCAAGCTGATTTTCGTGATTATATTCACGTTTTTTGTGTGCTGGACCCCATACAATGTTGTAATTCTGTTGAGGGCCCTCCAGATCTCCACCAGTGATGATTCTGATCCATGTTTTGAAGTGCTTAACTACGCTCTGTATGTCACTAGGAATATAGCATACCTCTACTGTTGTGTGAGCCCTGTCTTTTACACGTTTGTTGGGAAAAAGTTTCAGAGTCACTTCAGGAAACTACTTGCAAAGCGCATCCCATGTCTGAAGAGACATATACCGACTAGCCAAAATAGCAACAGTAGAATAACGTCTCAGAAAAGTCCACATAACACGTATGAATATGAGAAAGGAACTGGTCTTCAAACCAGAGTATAG